One window from the genome of Bubalus kerabau isolate K-KA32 ecotype Philippines breed swamp buffalo chromosome 17, PCC_UOA_SB_1v2, whole genome shotgun sequence encodes:
- the XRCC1 gene encoding DNA repair protein XRCC1 isoform X2, giving the protein MPEIRLRHVVSCSSQDSTYCAENLLKADTYRKWRAAKAGEKTISVVLQLEKEEQIHSVDIGNDGSAFVEVLVGSSAGGAGEQDYEVLLVTSSFMSPAESRSGSNSNRVRIFGPDKLVRAAAEKRWDRVKIVCSQPYSKDAPYGLSFVRFHSPPDKDEAEASSQKVTKLGQFRVKEEDESASSLKPGALFFSRINKTPPVTASDPTGPSYAAATLQASSAASSASPASKAAGSAFKVRSPDPGGAEKEERSWRPQHNPPPKPQESPKGKRKLDLNQEEKKTPSKPSAQPSLPALKRPKLPAPTRTPATPRPPAPARGAAPGKPRGEGAEPKAPRAGPQELGKILQGVVVVLSGFQNPFRSELRDKALELGAKYRPDWTPDSTHLICAFANTPKYSQVLGLGGRIVRKEWVLDCHRMRRRLPSRRYLMAGSGSSSEDEGGSHSGDSGNEAPKAPRKRPQTKAKPPQAAGPSSPQRPPTPEETKPASPGAQEDNDDTEAEQSGQDNGAEDSGDTEDELRRVAEQKEERQPPGQEENGEDPYAGSTDENTDHEGPPESPDLPVPELPDFFQGKRFFLYGEFPGDERRTLRRYVTAFNGELEDYMSERVQFVITAQEWDPSFEEALTDNPSLVFVRPRWIYSCNEKQKLLPHQLYGVVPQA; this is encoded by the exons ACTTACTGTGCAGAAAACCTTCTCAAGGCAGACACTTACCGTAAATGGCGGGCAGCCAAGGCGGGTGAGAAGACCATCTCTGTGGTGCTCCAG TTGGAGAAGGAGGAACAGATCCACAGTGTGGACATCGGGAATGACGGCTCGGCCTTCGTGGAGGTGCTGGTGGGCAGCTCGGCCGGAGGTGCCGGGGAGCAGGACTATGAG GTCCTTCTGGTCACCTCATCTTTCATGTCCCCTGCCGAGAGTCGCAGTGGCTCAAACTCCAACCGCGTTCGTATCTTTGGGCCTGACAAGCTGGTCCGGGCAGCAGCAGAGAAGCGCTGGGACCGAGTCAAAATTGTCTGCAGCCAGCCCTACAGCAAG GATGCCCCCTATGGCCTGAGTTTTGTACGGTTTCACAGCCCCCCAGACAAAGACGAGGCTGAGGCCTCATCCCAG AAGGTGACCAAGCTCGGCCAGTTCCGTGTGAAGGAGGAGGATGAGAGTGCCAGCTCTCTGAAACCTGGGGCTCTCTTCTTCAGTCGTATCAACAAGACACCCCCAG TGACAGCCAGTGACCCGACAGGACCCAGCTATGCAGCGGCTACACTGCAGGCCTCCAGCGCCGCCTCCTCAGCCTCCCCGGCCTCCAAGGCAGCAGGCAGCGCCTTCAAGGTGAGATCACCAGACCCTGGGGGAGCGGAAAAGGAGGAGAGGAGCTGGAGGCCTCAGCACAACCCACCCCctaagcctcaggagtcccccaaAGGCAAGAGGAAGCTGGATTTAaaccaagaagaaaagaagacCCCCAGCAAACCATCAGCTCAGCCCTCACTCCCTGCCCTCAAAAGACCCAAAT TGCCAGCTCCCACCCGTACCCCAGCCACTCCCCGCCCCCCTGCCCCAGCACGAGGcgcagcaccagggaagccccgaggaGAAGGCGCTGAGCCCAAGGCCCCCCGCGCAGGCCCGCAGGAGCTGGGGAAGATCCTCCAGGGTGTGGTGGTGGTGCTGAGTGGCTTCCAGAACCCCTTCCGCTCGGAGCTCCGGGACAAGGCCCTTGAGCTGGGGGCCAAGTATCGACCGGACTGGACTCCAGACAGCACACACCTCAT CTGCGCCTTTGCCAACACCCCCAAGTACAGCCAGGTCCTCGGCCTCGGAGGCCGAATCGTGCGCAAAGAGTGGGTGCTGGACTGTCACCGCATGCGGCGGCGGCTGCCCTCGCGGAG GTACCTCATGGCTGGGTCAGGCTCGAGCAGCGAGGACGAGGGGGGCTCTCACAGCGGCGACAGTGGGAATGAAGCCCCCAAGGCTCCCCGAAAG cGCCCCCAGACCAAAGCCAAGCCCCCTCAGGCAGCAGGACCTAGCTCACCCCAGAGACCCCCAACCCCAGAAGAGACCAAACCAGCCTCACCAGGGGCCCAGGAAGATAATGACGACACTGAGGCGGAGCAGTCAG GACAGGACAACGGGGCAGAAGACTCTGGGGACACCGAGGACGAGCTGAGAAG GGTGGCCgagcagaaggaagaaaggcaGCCCCCTGGTCAGGAGGAGAATGGCGAGGACCCGTACGCGGGATCCACAGATGAGAACACGGACCACGAGGGCCCCCCGGAGTCTCCTGACCTGCCAGTTCCCGAGCTCCCAG ACTTTTTCCAGGGCAAACGCTTCTTCCTTTACGGGGAGTTCCCAGGGGACGAGCGGCGGACGCTCAGACGCTATGTCACAGCCTTCAACGG GGAGCTTGAGGACTACATGAGTGAGCGGGTCCAGTTTGTGATCACCGCGCAGGAGTGGGACCCCAGCTTTGAGGAG GCCCTGACGGACAACCCCTCCCTGGTGTTCGTCCGCCCCCGCTGGATCTACAGTTGCAACGAGAAGCAGAAGTTACTTCCCCACCAGCTCTACGGGGTGGTGCCCCAGGCGTGa